Below is a genomic region from Littorina saxatilis isolate snail1 unplaced genomic scaffold, US_GU_Lsax_2.0 scaffold_401, whole genome shotgun sequence.
ctctctctctctctctctctctctctctctttttctctctctctctctctctctctctctctctctctctctctctctctctctctctctctctctatctctttctcgtGATATTAAATGAATCATATGTTGTATTCCAGATATGAAGTTTTGCAGTGTGGCCACATGGAGAAGCTGATCAAGAAACGTACGACACCTGAAGACTCTCCAATCTTCTTTGTGACTATCGAAGACACCTTCGACATTATTAAAACTGCACACATAGCAACTGGTCACGGTGGTCGTGACCGCATGCTGAAAGAGCTTGAAAAAAAGTTTGCTAATGTTTTGAGAGAAAGCGTTGAACTGTTCAAGTCTTTTTGTAAGGTTTGCCAGGAGAAAACAAAACGGAAGAGAGCCAAAGGAGTGGTTGTTCGACCCATTCTGTCCCATGAATTCGCGTCCAGGGGTCAAGTGGATCTCATCGACTTTCAGTCAATGCAGGATGGACAATACAGGTGGATCATGGTATATCAGGACCATCTTACCAAATTTGTCGTGCTTCGACCACTCAGTTCCAAACGAGCAAGTGAAGTTGCGCTACAGCTTGTTGACATTTTTACTTTGATTGGAGCCCCCGTTATTCTACAGTCAGATAATAGATCTGAGTTCACCGCTTTCATCATAAGGGAACTGCGGGAAATCTGGCCGGAACTCAAAATCGTCCACGGAAAGCCACGGCATCCCCAGAGCCAGGGTTCGGTCGAGAGAGCGAACTCCGACATCAAAGATATGCTAATTGCATGGATGACGGACAATCAAACGACGGGTTGGTCATTGGGACTCAGATGTGTGCAGTTTGCTAAAAACAGATCCCACAGCGCAGGCATCGGGCGATCTCCCTACCTGGCAATGTTTGGAGTGGAACCAAGAGTGGGCCTCAGTTCCACATCTCTGCCTGTGGATTTGATTGATCGGTTGCAGACAGAAGATGATCTCCAGGCTATTGCATGTTCCACTGCATCGCCACAAGCCGAACTGGGGCCAGATGCCTCTGTCATTTTGAATGAAACGGTAGATGGCGGAACAGAGGACACCACTGAAGATTTTCCAAATAACTCAGCAGCTGCTGTGGTTTTGGACGAATTGGCGGCAGGTGGATCAGTTGATCTCATGGAAGATCTTCCAAATGAACCTGTAGGACCGGATGTTTCTGGACTTTTCAACAAAGTGAGTGCAGGTGAATCCTATGACATCACAGATATTCACACTCCATCTCCATCAATCAACACAGTCGAGGATGTCATCACAGTACCGACAGACTGTGACGCACAAGAAGTTATCGGTGTTCTGTTCCCACCTGGCAATTGTGCATCTGGGGTTTCAACCACAACAGTTGACGTACACGTACAATCTTTCTCGGCCATGGCTGAAAACCAAAGAGCACTCCTTCTCTTGGAAAAGCGACAGCAAGAAATTATGTCTCAGCGTCAAGCCAGTCGAGAGTGCCAAGAAAAGCAGGCAGAACGGATGGTAAAGAGGAGCAGGGTGGAACTTTGTCCTGCAGAAAAGGGTGACAATGTTGCCGTGCCGATTCCACTCGTTGACAGAGGCCGAGGGGACCCCAGAAACATTTTGGCAGTTGTCTTGGATAGGCGAGATAACAACACGTACACTCTTGCAACAAAACATGGGATTCTAAAAGGTTCGTATGAAAGGAGTGGGTTTGAACTATGTCCACAAAAACTCCTGGATACGGCAGACCTTAACTGTGACACAATCCTGAGCCTGCGAGAAACAGTTATTCGCGGATCACAGAGTGGTGGGCAGGGTTATATCAAGTTACAGTCAAAAcgggaaatcagtcattacgggtaatgactaaaagttttagtcatttccggaaagtTTAATATTGACTTATGTTAAATATTGTATGGAAACACAATATCATGCATAATTGGATAAAAATTAGATGATTGTGGGGGAGCAAACTATGAAGACtcacaatttttgtaataatggGATTCATCTCAGAACATTTAGTTCatgttcagtcattactggtaatgtctagagcatatttttagtcatttacgggtaatgactaaagattttaggcatttccagtaatgactgatcaaaaccgtcatttccggaaatgactaaaacttttagtcattacccgtaatgactgatttcccgttttgactgtaacatatatatccTTTGTATATTTATATATTGATAAATAGCGGATGTGAAATTTCGAGTTGTGAAAGTTCTtcgattaaaaataaattgtaaCTCTTGGTATTATTTCCTATGGAATTTTTGAATCGTAGAATATTTAAAGCAGTCAGTGCCGATCGATATGTTTGTGTATCTACAGTAAAGCAGGACGAACCTTCTTCCAGCTCCACCGTTGTCCTTGGTGCAAGCATTGGAGGAGTGTTTGGCTTTCTGGTGGTGCTGATTCTCGTCGTTCTTGTCGTCGTGATTTACAGGTTAGGCTCTAGAACTACACACATATACCCACCCCCGTTTGATCGCATTGCCAAATCAGATTCACCGCCATGCTTTTTTTCTAACTTATTTCAGTATCTCCCTTTGTTCTACATATGTTAGTGTCTATATTGATTTCagtctgtttgtttcactgtttaaaaaaaaaatcattttgatATCTGTGTTTCGCGAACATTCCAGTATTATCAGCATTGTCTCTTCACTCTGAGAAGACAATTCAATGGTAACTTCCATTTTAACGTTCATTACAAATGTACTTTGAAACCATGCTTTCCTGAATCAAGTCTTATTCAAGAGTGCCCTGAGTCTTCATCTTTTTCTTGCGCAATTACTTTAAGACTGTAGTTGATTCAAACAAACAGGTTCTCGATATGTTTACTTAATAAGAAACGAATGCTACACGAatacagcaacaaaaacaacatataTGGGATACACTGAAACCCCACAAACGAGAACCAAGTTCGTAGTTGTAGCATTCGTCGTGTTTATTTCATAACTATTGTTGCAGACGTCTAGGCTGGCAACATGCAGGCAGACAAGCAAGACAAGACGACGAGCATGACTACAGCGCCCTGGCCATTGCCGGACAGAGTACAGCTTCCGGGCACAGTGGTCGCCAGGGTCCAATGCAACTCAGTCCCCTGGGATTTGAACTTGACAACTCCAGTTTTGGGTATGGCATGTCAATCATGTTCTGAGTTACCGTGACGTCTTAACCACTCTTGCATTTTCATATCTTGCATCTCATTGTGTCATATtcctttttgttacatttagtcaagttttgactaaatgttttaacgtagagggggaatcgagacgagggtcgtggtgaatgtgtgtctgtgtgtgtgtgtgtgtgtagagcgattcagactaaactactggaccgatctttatgaaatgtgacatgagagttcctgggtatgatatcctcacacgtttttttcatttttttgataaatgtatttgatgacgtcatatccgacttttcgggaaagttgaggcggcactgtcacgccctcatttttcaaccacattggttgaaatgttggtcaagtaatcttcgacgaagcccggatttcggtattgcatttcagcttggtggcttaaaaaataattaatgactttggtcattaaaaatctgaaaattgtaaaaaaaaaaaaaaattataaaacgatccaaatttacgtttatcttattctccatcatttgctgattccaaaaacatatgaatatgttatatttggattaacaacaagctctgaaaaaaaaagatataaacattattatcaaatttttcttttcgaaatcaatttaaaaacactttcatcttatttcttgtcggttcctgattccataaacatatagatatgatatgtttagattaaaaacacgctcagaaagttaaaacgaagagaggtacagaaaagcgtgctatccttctcagcgcaacgaataccccgctcttcttgtcaattccactggcactgcctttgccacgggcggtggagtgacgatgctacgagtatacggtcttgctgcgttgcgttgcgttcagtttcattctgtgagttcgacagctacttgactaaatgttgtattttcgccttacgcgacttgttttgatttgtttaacCTTGCTTTGTCTGTTCTTGGCCTGTGTTGTCTAGCTTGTTGTCTTACATGGTTTCGACTTGGGGAGTTTTCAGCACCTCTGCTTTGTCTCTTCGTTATTATATTGACATGGCTTGTGTTTCTTGGTCTTCTTGCGGTTGCGTGGTAGCCTATCTCGTTCCATGAATGCGCCTCGTTGTGGGTATCATTGTTACATACTACAATGGGTACAATAAATCAATAGTTAAGTGGTTCTGAAAACGCTGAAGTTACATGTTCCACCACATCACAGCTTCTTATGTTCAATCATAATTTTCACAAAATATGTGTTCACTTGCATGTTCATTACTACATTGTcccatcatttggtaatgtgggtTGTTTTCTCCCAATTGAAAGCTAAAATGCAGCAACATAATTACGCTACATAGGTGTGTGCGTGGTAAGGTTGAATCCGCTACTTTCACCCTACCCTGTATTACACAGTTTATAAAAAGGtaacaaacaaacgattaaATAAAATGCACtacgtacagccagtaaaatatcctccacgaatctgtctttctttttgtaataCCTTATCttgttcatattttacgacaatttgaaaatgacgaaaacacacttgcaacagtgggcgcgaatgaattgcgtttctttcgccaaCAGCACAAGCCAGCATACTGTACAGCTGACAAAGATAACGTGACACATTGTTGGCTCATGGCATTGTGTcatattgttgttttttttagaagCTTTTTCAAGGCAACACAGGTTTGAATATGGAGCCTTGCATTAGAACAGTACTTCTGTTGTGGTACCTGTGTTTATTTCCACAGTAacacaagggaaacaactcagtCGATACCTGTAATCACTGTGTGTCCTTTCTTTCCAGCAAGCAACACGAAAGACCTGTCAGCGACTATGACGTCATCGGCTTGGAAAATCCCAACATTGCCAGCTTACTGACTAAAACATGTTCTGCTGATGAAGACCCGTGCAACCCCTATGATGAGTGTGACGGCTACGATGAAGCAGGGCACGGAGACGGCAAAGTGCAGAATTCACCACCAgaaaaggctgcaaacagaaaagaGGATGGTTCAGACTATCTGACGCCTTCCATGCCACGTGAGAGCACTGACGCAGAAAATCCGCCAGACTATCTCACACTCTATTCCCCTCAAGATATGTCTGATGACGTGAACTATTCAGACTATTTGACCCCACAGCCGAAGCTTGAGAAATCTGATGATCCGAACTATTCAGACTGACTGACCCCTAACCCGAGACTTGAGATAACTGATGACGGGAACCATTCGGGCTATCAGAATGTATGAGATAATTGAGAATTTGGATGAACTGAATCTTTCGGGGGTTATGTTGACCTTTAGCTTTTGTAAACTCAACGACGTTTTTTCGTTTACTGCAATCTTAGCCTCTGTATTTGTAATCAGGAAATACATTCAAGGAAGAATGTTTGAAGGTGGTCCAGGGGGCAGCATAGCCCCTGGTGGGAGTCTTGCCCCCCAAAATTGAGGCATGTTTGCCATGTAAATATGAATTTAGCCCACGCTGGTGAAATATAAATTGCGCATGtcatgaaaaaaacaatattgctatttcatatgttacgtggatttccattggtcaatttggcaaaactgagctcagtgcaaaagtgatatcgacgacatttccgtcgatatcagttttgatatcgacgacctctttattgcttccccacttcaaaaacaaaaacacctaaatttaaaaacaaacaaatatatataacaATGTAATGattccagaatttagttgagcaagtgactaaagactttctgaaagaaaaaacatttttaaatactgaaaagtacaagaaaagagtgaacaaaaagaaataataataagagggagggatatggaacagccaaaactgagacaaatactttttttaatttctttacagtaagtacaaaatgtccagagaattagcaatatatctaacattgactgactgtgtgatgatatcttctgctattggtctgtttcgacagtgatatcaaaatctcgacctccggtctcgattttgatatcactgtctcaacagaccatagcagaagatatcatcacacagtccgtcaatattgggtactattgTGTCCCTTTCACCTGGGTTAAACTATAAAACATGTTGGTGGAATTTCTTTTACTTTTGAGTAAATCCGCGAAATTGGGGATATTTGGATTGCCTGTGTAATTGTAACCTCATTATGTTCTGTAATTGTttaatacagggtgaccccccaaaattCAACCTACAAACATTAACTTGTGCATGTGTTGACCGAACATGTGGTTTGCATTAACTTTGGCTTGAGCATGATCAGTCCAAACAAAGGCAAGTGTATGGGTCAAATGGTCTGAGTTTTGTGTACTTTCAAAAACTGAATTCAGGAATGGACTCAACAGTAGGAGGTTTGGTATTCAGCGGTAGACATACTTACCTGATTTCAACACTCTatgtttttttcccttttggATGCTATGACTGCGCTTGTTTGTAAGTACGCTTTTATgtgagttctgttttattgtcagactttttatgtgtaactatgtgtctattacttacattacgtgtttgttttttttcatctttttaaaaacattttttctaTATTATGTTATATAACTATACGTGGTCGTTGTTTACGAATTGTgtttaatgcttgtatgttatttcttacgaggaaACTTTTTATGTACAttgttaaattttaatgtctaatgtaaagcgccatgagactgccattcggcggtgaacagcgctataaaataatgttttatcagtattattattattattattggaaGCAGTGTTCCTTTTAATGATTGAATTaccttgtttgtgtatgttatgTGCATGTACAAACTGACTGTTTGTGACAAGACTGATCTTTTGGGATTCATTTTTGTTGTCAAATAGTCTGTTTGTGTTGTAAATGATACATTTACTGAACATAATTATTAAGTATAATGGTGTTTGCATATTACTGGTAACCTGAGTTTTACATGTTCATGTATATGTATGCCAGGCATCTGTAAGCATTTTTGGAAGTGTTATATATGTTTCggaaaatatataaaaatagaGGGAGAATATAACATAATAGGTGCGTCACTTGATTCGAGCTTCCAACTGCTTTAATGTAGCATGTTACATTTTAAGAGCAATTGTTACGCCAATATAAATATTGCTTCGCTTAAACAGATAATGTTGTATGTTTCTTGACACACAGATGTGGTCACTGTCCCTGTAGGTTGTAACATGTATGCAAACTCCATTTTCCACCGTTAATTACATGCCCCTTACATATGTTTCTATTTTGCCAAAGACAGATTTGACTGCATGCAATGGTGCCTGGAATAACACCAGTCTTATTTGTTTGCAAAAGATGGTTCCTTTTCATGCTTCTCTCTTGCAATTAAATCATATTACATGTGCAGTTAACATGCTTGGTTATTTTGACCCCTGTATGTGCAATATCAACGTTTCCGGTAAGGTTAATTGCACGTCATTCAATGTTTAATTATTACCAGCTGTAAATATATCAGAATATGTGCtcatgctttttatatttagtcaagttttgactaaatattttaaca
It encodes:
- the LOC138955446 gene encoding uncharacterized protein; the protein is MTSQSLSPSLELTTIGATVTTNPSKVQNTATLTLKYVLLTVCTHEKENEVETTVHARIVTQSEEWPGLCRDDKCSNAFVTATCDGTYSKSITTIVEIKQVPDTLPSKVNQTAVSTEIVLVRAAQDDAFDLKTIDAVLKKAEVLIKLIKTCTRGYTYTGTECVKQDEPSSSSTVVLGASIGGVFGFLVVLILVVLVVVIYRRLGWQHAGRQARQDDEHDYSALAIAGQSTASGHSGRQGPMQLSPLGFELDNSSFGKQHERPVSDYDVIGLENPNIASLLTKTCSADEDPCNPYDECDGYDEAGHGDGKVQNSPPEKAANRKEDGSDYLTPSMPRESTDAENPPDYLTLYSPQDMSDDVNYSDYLTPQPKLEKSDDPNYSD